In Cherax quadricarinatus isolate ZL_2023a chromosome 19, ASM3850222v1, whole genome shotgun sequence, the following are encoded in one genomic region:
- the LOC128688257 gene encoding DNA fragmentation factor subunit beta produces MSRRFVAVLSPCRRKVGIVASTYRDFLKKCRAKFTLKKEKALIVTLDDGTEIDEEYFEFLDSDTELHVSSMEEYKIPDFINQLAVFLHDCLKQQPKIHDKVLELLQEALSSTKARALLELLAEFSDLSSVSSRESDTEWFKGNSPRLFSILYGTKLSPNWKCIQILHSIFGYISNSRASFYPKWL; encoded by the exons ATGTCACGACGCTTCGTAGCAGTGTTGAGCCCTTGCCGCCGGAAGGTCGGCATTGTGGCATCTACGTATCGAGACTTTCTGAAAAAGTGCCGAGCTAAGTTTACATTGAAG AAGGAGAAGGCACTCATTGTGACTTTAGATGATGGCACGGAAATTGATGAAGAGTATTTTGAATTTCTCGACAGTGATACAGAGCTACATGTGTCATCAATGGAGGAATATAAAATACCAGATTTTATCAATCAGTTGGCAGTCTTCCTTCATGATTGTCTAAAACAGCAGCCAAAAATTCATGACAAAGTCTTGGAGCTTTTGCAAGAGGCCTTAAGCTCCACCAAGGCAAGAGCACTCCTAGAACTTCTTgctgaattttctgatttatcTTCAGTGAGTTCCAGAGAGAGTGATACTGAGTGGTTCAAAGGTAATTCTCCTCGATTATTCTCCATTTTATATGGTACTAAGTTATCCCCAAATTGGAAATGTATCCAAATATTGCATTCAATATTTGGATACATTTCCAATAGTAGGGCATCTTTTTATCCAAAATGGTTATGA